The Daucus carota subsp. sativus chromosome 7, DH1 v3.0, whole genome shotgun sequence genome window below encodes:
- the LOC108194054 gene encoding microtubule-associated protein RP/EB family member 1A, producing the protein MAMNIGMMDGAYFVGRNEILSWVNTRLHLNLSRIEEAASGAAQCQMMDMTHPGVVPMHKVNFNAKSEYDMIQNYKVLQDVFNKLKIDKHVEVNRLIKGRPLDNLEFLQWLKRYCDSVTGGIMNENYNPVERRSKLGKEKSLKSFNKNYKSLQANNSHNSDLWDGVGADKISGHKQGKATSPTTGTNFVGEREHLMKEIAELKISVDLLEKERDFYFTKLRDIEVFCQTPEVENLPMSLAVKKILYASDAKESELAEAQEDLQSSDVEGGSDEEKVKDYLPQET; encoded by the exons ATGGCTATGAATATAGGGATGATGGACGGTGCTTACTTTGTTGGAAGGAATGAGATCCTTTCATGGGTCAATACTAGACTTCACCTCAATCTCTCTCGCATTGAGGAG GCTGCCTCAGGTGCTGCTCAATGCCAGATGATGGATATGACCCATCCTGGAGTTGTTCCAATGCACAAG GTGAACTTTAACGCGAAGTCAGAATATGATATGATCCAAAACTACAAGGTGCTTCAAGATGTTTTCAACAAACTTAAAATTGACAAG CATGTTGAAGTGAACAGACTAATCAAAGGTCGGCCACTGGATAATCTGGAGTTTCTACAGTGGCTAAAGCGTTACTGCGACTCTGTAACTGGTGGCATAATGAATGA GAACTACAATCCTGTTGAGCGCAGAAGTAAGTTAGGGAaggaaaaaagtttaaaaagttTTAACAAGAACTATAAGTCACTACAAGCAAACAACTCACATAACTCTGACTTGTGGGATGGAGTGGGTGCCGATAAAATATCTG GACACAAGCAAGGAAAAGCAACTTCTCCAACGACTGGGACTAATTTTGTTGGCGAGCGAGAGCATTTGATGAAGGAG ATTGCAGAACTGAAGATTTCTGTGGACCTTTTGGAAAAGGAGAGAGATTTCTATTTCACAAAATTACGTGATATTGAAGTATTTTGTCAGACTCCTGAAGTAGAAAATCTTCCG ATGTCGCTGGCAGTCAAGAAGATACTATATGCCTCTGATGCGAAGGAGTCTGAACTTGCAGAAGCTCAAGAAGACCTGCAAAGTTCGGATGTTGAAGGTGGTAGTGATGAAGAAAAAGTTAAAGACTACTTACCCCAAGAAACATAG
- the LOC108193551 gene encoding NAP1-related protein 2: MVADKGKKVKLGDDEIPEHLDAELVLSIEKLQEIQDELEKINDEQSDKVLEIEQKYNEVRKPVYDKRHDVIKGIPDFWLTAFQSHPTLCDLLNEEDEKIFKYLSSIEVEDSKDVKSGYSISFIFNPNPYFENSKLTKTLTFLDEGSTKIAATPIEWKEGMGLSNGVAHDKNGNKRPHDDESFFTWFSETEHRDNMNEVPDEIADLIREDLWPNPLNYFNQEADQVEFEGDEEENGSDGSEDDDEDGDEEDVDEDEDN, encoded by the exons ATGGTGGCTGACAAGGGCAAGAAAGTGAAGCTTGGTGATGATGAAATTCCGGAGCATCTTGATGCTGAGCTTGTGCTTTCTATCGAGAAGTTGCAGGAGATCCAAGATGAGCTCGAAAAG ATCAATGATGAACAGAGTGATAAAGTCTTGGAAATTGAACAGAAGTATAATGAAGTTCGTAAACCCGTCTATGATAAGCGTCATGATGTCATTAAAGGCATTCCTGATTTCTGGCTCACAGCT TTTCAGAGTCATCCTACTCTCTGCGATCTTCTGAATGAAGAAGACGAAAag ATCTTCAAATATCTGAGCTCCATTGAAGTAGAAGATTCTAAAGATGTGAAATCGGGCTACTCTATTTCATTC ATCTTCAATCCAAATCCCTACTTTGAGAACTCAAAGCTTACGAAGACTTTGACCTTCCTCGATGAGGGATCAACAAAAATTGCTGCTACACCAATTGAGTGGAAAGAGGGAATG GGCCTTTCAAATGGAGTTGCTCATGATAAGAACGGGAACAAACGACCTCATGATGATGAAAG CTTCTTTACCTGGTTTAGTGAAACCGAGCACAGAGATAATATGAATGAGGTTCCTGATGAG ATTGCAGATTTAATTAGGGAAGATTTGTGGCCCAATCCTCTGAATTACTTTAACCAA GAAGCTGATCAAGTAGAGTTTGAAGGTGATGAAGAG GAAAATGGCAGTGATGGCTCTGAAGATGACGACGAAGATGGCGACGAAGAGGATGTTGACGAAGATGAAGACAATTAA
- the LOC108194338 gene encoding protein PHYTOCHROME KINASE SUBSTRATE 3-like — MDGEDIYSHLRVASFSCYLDSAEESFVPELTEEFPVPFSPVESHNDSNDKNGVCTRCSTILACEGTCLEKQADRGLHGMIQPQPGKKNAEQFSFPVLNLRKENPKGKKHVIAEIGLQGATQNSVGSGMTKKDDIAVKLARKLSRLTWDAIPNTQSRSLIPASSGSSSWCDDTASDDSSDLFEIENTPSTRCSMLSRQEPSALSKTQNSADKPLTVETSSTSRTTKPKDSCKLRSGALWLLGCKSSHAVRIEENTVRIRESAKGGRK; from the coding sequence ATGGATGGTGAAGATATATATAGTCATCTACGTGTTGCCTCGTTCTCTTGTTACCTTGattctgcagaagaaagttttGTGCCCGAGCTCACTGAAGAATTTCCAGTTCCATTTTCTCCTGTAGAGTCTCATAATGACTCAAATGACAAGAATGGAGTTTGCACGAGGTGTTCCACCATTTTGGCTTGTGAAGGGACTTGTCTAGAGAAGCAAGCTGATCGGGGCTTACATGGAATGATTCAGCCTCAACCTGGAAAAAAGAATGCAGAACAATTTTCATTTCCTGTTCTCAACTTGAGGAAAGAAAATCCGAAAGGGAAGAAGCATGTTATTGCAGAAATAGGACTTCAAGGAGCCACACAGAACTCAGTTGGCTCTGGAATGACCAAAAAGGATGATATAGCAGTGAAATTGGCAAGAAAGCTCTCCAGGCTGACATGGGATGCAATTCCAAATACTCAGAGCAGGAGCCTCATACCAGCTTCCTCTGGGAGCAGTTCCTGGTGTGATGACACTGCAAGTGATGATAGTTCAGATTTGTTTGAGATCGAGAACACCCCGAGCACCAGATGTTCCATGTTGTCAAGGCAAGAACCTTCTGCATTAAGCAAGACCCAAAATTCTGCTGATAAGCCATTAACTGTCGAAACGAGCTCCACCAGTAGAACCACCAAGCCAAAAGATTCATGCAAGTTAAGAAGTGGAGCCCTTTGGCTGTTGGGTTGCAAGAGTAGCCATGCAGTTAGAATTGAAGAAAATACTGTCAGAATCAGGGAGAGTGCAAAAGGTGGCAGAAAGTAA
- the LOC108194337 gene encoding probable methyltransferase PMT2, whose amino-acid sequence MGNKGGDRRAKGQLSSILIVAGLCLCFYVLGIWQRSGFGKGDSIAQEIMRKADCTSVPHLNVETHHGRETQPLDDFKAKEIPPCDDRFIDYTPCQDQGRAMTFPRENMNYRERHCPPDNEKLHCLIPAPNGYVTPFLWPKSRDYVPYANAPYKSLTVEKAIQNWIQYEGNVFRFPGGGTQFPQGADTYIDQLANVIPIDNGTVRTALDTGCGVASWGAYLFKKNVIAMSFAPRDSHEAQVQFALERGVPAVIGVLGTIKMPYPAMAFDMAHCSRCLIPWGGNGGMYMMEVDRVLRPGGYWILSGPPINWRTHFTAWLRPKDQLEEEQRKIEDVAKLLCWEKISEKDDIAIWRKPVNRQNCLGKNSGAPMCKDKNPNDVWYKKMEACITPIPDSTDSNEVKPFPERLNAIPPTIARGAIQGVSVESFQEDNKEWQNHVKAYKRFNKLIDSGRYRNILDMNAGLGSFAAAIHSHKLWVMNVMPTIAEKDTLVAVFERGLIGIYHDWCEAFSTYPRTYDLIHANGLFSLYKDKCSTEDILIEMDRILRPEGAVIIRDDVNVLNNVKRIADGMRWNTKMADNEGGPLLSEKIILAVKRYWVAGENNTTTPTK is encoded by the exons ATGGGGAATAAAGGCGGAGATCGTAGAGCAAAGGGCCAATTGTCTTCTATTTTGATTGTAGCTGGATTGTGTCTTTGTTTTTATGTTCTTGGTATATGGCAAAGAAGTGGTTTCGGTAAGGGGGATAGCATAGCTCAAGAAATAATGCGAAAGGCGGATTGCACATCTGTTCCTCATTTGAATGTGGAGACTCATCATGGCCGTGAAACTCAGCCACTTGATGACTTTAAAGCCAAGGAAATCCCCCCTTGTGATGATCGGTTTATTGACTACACACCTTGTCAAGATCAAGGGCGTGCTATGACCTTCCCTCGAGAGAATATGAATTATAGGGAGAGACATTGCCCTCCAGATAATGAGAAGCTGCATTGCCTTATTCCAGCGCCAAATGGATATGTAACTCCCTTTCTGTGGCCCAAAAGCCGTGATTATGTACCTTATGCAAATGCACCGTACAAAAGCTTGACTGTTGAAAAGGCGATTCAGAACTGGATTCAGTATGAAGGCAATGTGTTTAGGTTCCCTGGTGGCGGTACACAGTTTCCTCAGGGGGCAGATACATATATTGATCAACTTGCTAACGTGATCCCGATAGACAATGGAACTGTTAGAACTGCACTAGATACTGGCTGTGGG GTTGCAAGTTGGGGTGCATATCTGTTCAAGAAAAATGTCATCGCCATGTCATTTGCACCACGAGACTCACATGAAGCACAAGTTCAATTTGCTTTGGAAAGAGGTGTGCCTGCAGTTATTGGTGTTCTTGGAACCATAAAGATGCCTTATCCAGCCATGGCTTTTGACATGGCCCATTGTTCTCGCTGCTTAATTCCATGGGGAGGAAATG GGGGGATGTACATGATGGAAGTTGACAGAGTTCTTAGGCCTGGTGGCTATTGGATTCTTTCAGGCCCTCCCATCAATTGGAGGACCCACTTTACTGCATGGTTGCGTCCCAAGGATCAACTCGAAGAGGAACAGAGGAAGATTGAAGATGTTGCCAAACTTCTTTGCTGGGAAAAGATATCTGAGAAAGACGATATAGCCATCTGGAGGAAACCAGTAAATAGGCAAAACTGTCTTGGAAAAAATTCTGGTGCTCCCATGTGTAAAGACAAAAATCCGAATGATGTCTG GTACAAAAAGATGGAGGCCTGTATAACTCCTATTCCAGATTCTACAGATTCAAATGAAGTAAAGCCATTCCCAGAAAGACTGAATGCAATTCCTCCGACTATAGCTAGAGGAGCCATTCAAGGAGTTTCCGTGGAGTCATTCCAGGAGGACAACAAAGAGTGGCAGAATCATGTGAAAGCTTATAAAAGGTTCAATAAGCTCATTGACTCTGGAAGGTATCGTAATATCTTGGATATGAATGCTGGACTAGGAAGTTTTGCCGCTGCAATTCATTCTCATAAATTGTGGGTTATGAATGTGATGCCAACAATAGCCGAGAAAGACACTCTAGTTGCAGTATTTGAGCGAGGCCTCATTGGTATATATCATGACTG GTGTGAAGCCTTCTCTACATACCCCAGAACATACGACCTTATTCATGCCAACGGTCTTTTCAGCTTATACAAAGACAA GTGTAGTACAGAAGACATTCTCATAGAGATGGATAGGATTCTACGACCTGAAGGAGCGGTTATAATTCGTGACGACGTGAACGTTCTAAACAATGTGAAAAGAATTGCAGATGGCATGAGGTGGAACACGAAAATGGCTGATAACGAGGGAGGTCCTCTTCTCTCTGAGAAAATAATATTGGCAGTTAAACGTTACTGGGTTGCTGGTGAAAACAATACTACCACCCCAACAAAGTAA
- the LOC135146693 gene encoding putative pentatricopeptide repeat-containing protein At3g05240 — MSSLHATNKLLHLLHKKLSPNQLTLQILSSYPSFLISLPLNLSPLSSLPQPTSISHPLQQPSSLQWRLMMRRHASDPYPIKALTFFQEMVNLDDPSCSIFDPFVYASLIKACNRIGAVKEGKSAHCYVIKVALDCNVYILNSLVHFYSGSAKLLNYARVLFDRSCERNVVTFNCMVSGYVKAGDFRVGLSLFVKLLRGGFGLSLKPNYVTLVILVSGCVQVGGFSVGNSLHSYCCKTGLELNKEVCNVLIDYYAKCECIHKAARVFSDMPEKDLVSWNTMITGYAKSSDSRKAFVLFRKMRNNNIAIDRVTLIGLITACAKIRDCKVGNAIHGYAKVWGLDSTVALGTALINMYSKCGLIQYARKLFEKLPKQCIDPWNSMIHAYVECGLCNEALDLFPQIQCQKLKVDETTMLGLILACRNAGEFHAGWHLHNYIEESSHLRGSTHLCNALIDMYAKCGTMDRAKSVFDAMSNRDVISWTTMITGYAINGEVEEAIVTFKHMDAEKIMPNSISFLGVLLACNHAGRTEAGRNFYAIMQQVYQIEPTIEHYGCMVDMDARAGMLGNAYQFVKKMPIEPNEVIWRMLMNACRVHNYSDLGLNMVNALKLLKTIDPEDHVLFSNIFAEAEKWDDVLCQRSVMLVQEATKVAGKSSVSFLTE, encoded by the coding sequence ATGAGTTCCCTCCATGCTACAAACAAACTACTCCACCTTCTCCACAAAAAACTATCTCCCAATCAGCTCACTTTACAAATCCTCTCTTCTTACCCTTCATTTCTCATCTCTCTCCCACTCAATCTCTCTCCACTCTCATCTCTCCCACAGCCCACCTCAATTTCCCACCCACTTCAACAACCCAGTTCCCTACAATGGCGCCTCATGATGCGCAGACACGCCTCAGACCCCTATCCTATCAAAGCACTCACCTTTTTCCAAGAAATGGTGAATCTTGATGACCCAAGTTGTTCGATTTTCGATCCGTTTGTTTATGCTTCTTTGATCAAAGCTTGTAATAGAATTGGAGCTGTAAAAGAAGGGAAATCGGCGCATTGTTATGTTATTAAAGTTGCTTTGGATTGTAATGTGTATATATTGAATAGTTTGGTTCACTTTTATTCTGGTTCTGCGAAGTTGTTGAATTATGCTCGTGTGTTGTTTGATAGAAGTTGTGAAAGAAATGTTGTTACTTTTAATTGTATGGTATCGGGGTATGTGAAAGCTGGGGATTTTCGTGTTGGGTTGAGTTTGTTTGTGAAGCTTTTGAGGGGTGGTTTTGGATTGAGTTTGAAGCCGAATTATGTGACTTTGGTGATTTTGGTTTCCGGTTGTGTTCAGGTTGGGGGATTTAGTGTAGGAAATTCTCTTCATTCATATTGTTGTAAGACAGGATTGGAGTTGAATAAAGAGGTTTGTAATGTTCTTATTGATTATTATGCGAAATGTGAGTGTATTCATAAGGCGGCAAGAGTGTTTAGTGATATGCCTGAAAAGGATTTAGTGTCATGGAATACGATGATCACAGGTTATGCTAAGAGTAGTGACTCCAGGAAAGCATTTGTTTTGTTTAGGAAGATGAGGAATAATAATATAGCCATAGATAGAGTGACTTTAATCGGTTTGATTACGGCATGTGCTAAAATTAGAGACTGTAAGGTTGGAAATGCTATTCATGGTTATGCAAAAGTGTGGGGACTGGATAGCACCGTTGCTCTTGGAACTGCATTGATTAACATGTATTCTAAATGCGGACTGATCCAATATGCGAGAAAATTGTTTGAAAAACTCCCTAAACAATGTATTGACCCTTGGAACTCCATGATACATGCCTATGTTGAATGTGGTCTCTGTAACGAAGCTCTAGATCTATTCCCTCAGATCCAGTGTCAGAAACTGAAAGTAGATGAAACTACCATGCTAGGTTTAATTTTGGCTTGTCGAAATGCAGGTGAGTTTCATGCTGGTTGGcatttacataattatatagAGGAAAGTAGTCATCTCCGTGGGAGTACTCATCTGTGCAATGCTCTTATAGACATGTATGCAAAATGTGGGACCATGGATCGAGCTAAAAGTGTTTTTGATGCTATGTCGAATAGAGATGTTATCTCATGGACAACTATGATAACGGGGTATGCTATTAATGGCGAAGTGGAGGAGGCTATAGTTACTTTTAAGCACATGGATGCTGAAAAAATTATGCCGAATTCAATCTCATTTCTTGGAGTTCTGTTAGCATGTAACCATGCTGGTAGGACAGAAGCTGGCAGAAATTTTTATGCAATAATGCAGCAGGTGTACCAAATTGAACCAACAATAGAGCACTATGGGTGCATGGTCGATATGGATGCTCGTGCTGGAATGCTAGGGAATGCCTATCAATTTGTGAAGAAAATGCCGATAGAACCAAATGAGGTTATTTGGAGGATGTTAATGAACGCTTGTAGAGTTCACAACTATTCTGATTTAGGGCTAAACATGGTGAATGCACTTAAACTACTAAAGACGATTGATCCAGAAGATCATGTTCTTTTTTCTAACATTTTTGCTGAAGCAGAGAAGTGGGATGATGTTTTATGCCAAAGAAGTGTGATGCTAGTTCAGGAAGCTACAAAAGTGGCCGGAAAGAGCTCAGTCTCCTTCTTAACAGAGTGA
- the LOC108193619 gene encoding uncharacterized protein LOC108193619, whose translation MGRLPTEIEGVNKKGPWNLEEDLVLASHIQKPALGSPVSMAPVPLLSSSLMSLKPPRGWSQNSSHQQLMIHANNHQLCSQAASQITEASTCSTTTVPYVFNIDNVAMWLQNWNSETLNSRLENVGACHPPPPPADVFGGEHEVFPPSAEVTTAASSGWQNEDDRLSQLEMPVPHNQAHRPFF comes from the coding sequence ATGGGGAGGCTACCTACTGAAATCGAAGGAGTGAACAAGAAAGGTCCATGGAATCTTGAAGAGGACCTTGTTTTGGCTTCTCATATTCAAAAGCCTGCTCTCGGCTCTCCAGTTTCAATGGCTCCAGTGCCACTGCTGTCATCGAGTTTGATGAGCTTGAAGCCACCTCGTGGATGGAGTCAAAATTCCAGTCACCAGCAGCTGATGATTCATGCTAATAATCATCAGTTGTGCAGCCAAGCAGCATCCCAAATCACTGAGGCATCTACTTGCTCAACAACTACTGTGCCTTATGTTTTTAATATTGACAATGTAGCGATGTGGCTGCAGAACTGGAATTCGGAGACTCTCAATTCGAGGCTGGAAAATGTTGGTGCTTGTCATCCGCCTCCGCCTCCTGCTGATGTCTTTGGTGGGGAGCATGAGGTTTTTCCGCCTTCTGCTGAAGTTACTACTGCAGCTTCTTCTGGTTGGCAGAATGAAGATGACCGCCTTTCACAGCTGGAAATGCCCGTTCCTCATAATCAGGCTCATCGTCCATTTTTCTGA